The window tgtatcttcatgtaatcatgcttcttccatcctttgtttgatgagaagtcaagaacaagaatctaagcttgttagcttatggttctacacttgaagtattataaagatctaaagctcataagctttaagatcttacttgtgttcatgttttgtaaacttaaggtttattttcttaagatccaagctttggcttgaaaattcttaagtatgaaacaaacatgaacttgttacttgtaactttagtttatttctttattttttttttttaaatttgtgattgtataatattggtcaagtattactagttaaacttgatctcattttccttgaaactaaagtttaaactttgtaagttcaagaagatggaagtttaactttctagttataacttcatacacttatgttggatctaagtttctatagcttatggtctttcaaatttgtctaaaacaaaagcttataagcttatatatacattctacaagattaaaatctaagtttcataacttatggttttattaaagtaaagatccaagttccataacttagggtttaacttaagaacactagatctagactttataGTCTTGGATCTTCATGatataactaagatctaagttctacaacttaagatcttgtttatttattttacatttaagtttatagcttaatattaatattagaactcatgtatgtgtcggatttaagatcttgatgtaaatttggttcatcaaccttcttacaacccttaaatgagttgtgctacatatcttagacatacactagtgtcatgatggtcaaaacttggtaaagatgatgcaaacacatcaacgagttgtacacttgaagctataagcatcaaggatgagaaccgtgatgagcaccaACCACCAAGAATCCACCGAAGCACATTACTTACTGTTTTAtggatctgatcaggctcctgTGCTACTGTAAAAGTTTATTTCCAgatttttcggttcgagtagatgacttttcgtttaagactcgtcttaatccaacttacgatttaggatttatagcctttcgaatGTCACTACGCCcttataacgttgtgctgaaatttctgacctactcgcacttaaaccgtcgccacggtcaaacgaagacgagtttggttctggaaattggtcagcaactaggtgactcatatatggagccatggccactggtctcacctcatttctgtttgtatagaggtcgtagcagctgaacgaagtcagcctttgtttcgatctccatTCTTGATTGAaagcttactttactttttacttatgttaatgatgatgatgacacttaagacctaattcacatacttttaaacctttgggaacgatttactgacttggtaacttttgacttaggttgaggacctttcggaccaactacttactTACTTATATCGTacagactttactacttttcactgtgagttatagcatccctttttactttaactattttggaaactgagaatacatgcgcattttatgttttacatactaggcacgagtacttaaactttatatatgtgtgggttatacaacggcataaacttccccttagctcggtaacgtttagtcattggtctttgaaccggtgaacgcgtatcttagatatggatccatagggtttgacatcccaactcgggctagtagcgctagcatttaacgggtgtttaatacttcgtaaacttacacactcgccaagtgtacttttagggggtaatattacgttaagttagttaccaagtgcccacggttgaacatatacttttcatactattttggaatactgaaatctcgtggcctaccttacattactgttatacttaaactatagctcaccaacattcgtgttgacgtttttaagcatgttttctcaggtgcttataggtttgatgcttccgatgtagtagtcttgctgtgtagactcccgctgcttttgttagagatgtctctgcatgaaacgtttaccttgcattcacaactatgttacttttgaaacaatgaatttgtaatgacctacgagtctcgtacttatgttaattgcttctattcatagaagcatactttcgtttgcaaaacttttaatgttggttaagacgtcaccctttcttatgaatgcaaactcattttaaaacagtatatagtgtttgaccttgtaatgatcctgctgttgatgatctgtacacgtaaattttgtacggggcgtcacatgatgaagttggtatggaatcgaagaggaagttgcaaggattccaaatatgtaatttgttttggtgtttgattgctagattgaaaaaggatgatgaatatttgaattggagttttgagagaaatgttgaaagtattaagaaaaatggaaaaggaaatggataatgaatggatgaggaaggagttgactctttgacctagtcacactTTTGGTCAAATGGCtaaattggtccctcaagtttaattcAGGTGCGTGTATTACCTAAACGAGTTATcttaaaacgcgttttaacggaagatgttataatcatataacggactttaaataaataaacggaaagtaaacggaaaaaggcgggatgttacaccgagaacatatttccaacattgTAAACATACATAAAGTATATTTTCTATAGACGTATGAATAGATTGTGTGTTTTAGCTTGGTTTCAAGTCTCTTCTCTCTTCACAAGTGAAGGATATCACTTTATATAAAAGATAGGCGAAATGGGGAAATCAATGATCAACTTAAAAACACCATTAGTGTTTAGTGTTTGTAAGTTTCGTAAGATTAAAACATGTCAAATAATGTCACATAATAGTAACTTAACATTTTTTATTTAGTGATTACATTTTCATCTTTCATAACATTTAATTAATTCCATTCAGATTCAAATAATAAAAAATTTCCAGCAACTGTAACAGTAACATTCTTATTGAAAACGAACACTTCAAATcattacaaatacatatataaatatatacatacaaaacACAATGACTACCAAGAGTTATTAAGAGGCTTTTCTAACAATGCTGAAAGATACATCTCTTGTAACTCAGGTCCTCTGTCCAACTTCCTCCCTACCACCCACTTTATTTTATTAAATCCAATGCTGTCTAAAAGTGGTGTATAAACCTCTTCAAGTTGCTCCCCTACACAAAAGAAATGATCAAGCCAAAACAGCCCACCTGGTATAAGAACCCTATAAATGTCAAAAACCAAAAAGTGTAGCAACGTTGTTGGTATCCAGTTACTCAAAACGTGCATCGAGTGAACTATATCTAATGTGTTATCGAAAAAAGGTAGTCTCTGAGAAATACTAATATACATAGGTACAACACCTCTTGATGCTATAAAACTATTGAAAGGACCATTCAAGTTCATTGTAGTTGTAACAATAGTTATGTTCCTTTCTCTCATTCTAACTGCAAATGTACCAACACCCCCTCCGATATCAAGACCTATTCGGATCAACCCGTCCTTTTTGACTTCCAAAACTTCATCAATCCCAAAGTCAACACCACCCCGAGTTTTGGAGTCAACCCATCTATTCTTCTCTCTACCTTCAAGGTCAAAACAGTCTTTACAATCATCGAACCCTTTTTGATCTCGCTTACGGTTGATCAAGCATAAGTAGTTCTTGCAAGTATATGCTGACCAGACCACCGATGAGTCAGATGGTGTTGACCAGAAGCTTTTCGGAATTGGGTAAGGTTCGACATACTCTGGCGATGCAGCGGGGCGGCAGCGGCGGCGAGGGAGTGGCTCGCAGCCTTTGAGTAATAATTTCTGTGCTAAAAGTTCGTCATCTGGACAGGATCCGTTAACTTGATAGGTCATGTAGCGGTTAAGTTCATCAGGGAAAAGGGTACATGGGCTTCCAACTGGAGGGTATAGTTTATCCGAGTCGAAATTTGAGTTCCATCCAAATGGGAGGTCTTTTGGTGATGTGAAGTCAATGAATTCGGGTGGCAGTTGAGTGTTGGTGACATCATTGATGACTTCTGGTATGTTTACAGTTGAAGTTAAAGAACAAGAAGAGTATAATGTGGTAGAGATAAACAATGTTAAGAGATTTGTTGATAATAGGATGAAAAGATAGAATAAGTTTTTGGATAATGACCAGGTACTGCTTTGAGGTGAATCCATGACTACTGCAATGAAAGATGAAGTGTTTTAGTGTTCTTATAACAAAAAACCCAAATAAGAAATTGGTTTTAATCGGcagaaactaattaattaatttgcCAACTGAATTATTACGTTAATCAGAAatgtcaagtattattttatatgtatgttAAGAGTAGGTATCATTGTTTATTCTTATCTCATATTTAATATGTCAAACAGGTATAGAGCTAGTAGATCGAAGGTCAACACTCGTGCTGGGTTCAATGTAAGTCTAAGTTAGTTCACATTTTCAAATCACAATTTTGCTAGTTATTAAAATAAggaaaactagtgaaatgacccgtaaaaacacgggtttgtttaaacgaaacagtttaatgatatgttttacgtattaagtgaatgtaaatattaaagtcatttagtttattgccccgtggaaCCTCGGAttacgactaagaaacttgtcgttgattttacaaacataaagttctttcaaagttgagtatttatatttatatttttaacaataataataataataataataataataataataataataataataataataataataataataataataataataataataagaataataataagaataataagaataataataataataataataataataataataataataataattaataataataataataataataataataataataataataataataataataataataataataataattaataattaataataataataataaatgccttttaaatttttttagaaaaataaaattacaatttaggagagattaatatttccttttataaaagattttgtattattttttaaattagattaatatataattatgacatcatcattataaaaaataagtttaatgataacattattattttagaggtttattagaatatatagaatatagataaatagatagatagatgatAGCTTAGCTTGATACTTAGATGAATGTTTACTTTTGGTAAGACATATTAGAATCTTAGATTTAGACGATAATTTggtaatttatcattcattttatCCTTTTAAACCTAGTTGCACTAAACGTTGGTTCTATAGTTACCGATATTGTTCTCAAAAAGTACCATTTACCTATGGCTTAAATGGTTTTAGTTTCTAGTTCCATTGcaaattgttttttttttccttCACATTTTTATGTTGCAGCTCATGTGGTAGTCTCATGTCTCTCTtaccgagaggtcaggagttcgactcttgTAAAGTgcagcattgcacacaaggttgctcCTTAACCCTTTAATCTCACTCAAGGGTGCCTtgcgcacatcgcgttgcgggggcagtggggGATGGGAGTTTTACCGCCCATGTCCTCGAATTGGGCCGGGTTTCTTCCTGCGCAGTAGTTGGAGTGGGTAATGCAACTGCGAAAGATGAACgtgtgggtggtttagtcccctaAGTGATTCCaaactgctgttaaaaaaaaaaaattaataaattcaaCTCACTCTTTTGATGGAGTCTTATGCGGCACTGTATAGGTTAAAAGGATTCAGATGCACATATCCCTTTTTTATTATCAAGTGAAGTGAAATTTAATCCATGGGATTGATTTGAGTTAATCAACTAATTATTGTTTAGATTAATTCTATTATTTAAATTTATTGTTTTAAAATGGAGTAAACTTATACTTCTTACTTTTGTAAGTAACTAGGTGAGAATTACTAGAAAATATGGAATTAGCTACGGTTTTTTGACGGCCAATATTTCCGTCCTTCAATATCTGTTAGAATCCTggaaaggagtaatacgagtttccctaCCCTTATGGAGGATCTTTTAGATAAGGGCTATGTAAAGGATCCAAGACTCCCTATATTAGCTAACATTAGCAACCGatttgtaatgtattcaagagagccatagaatatagttgactagtttgactaatgctctctacattcatgtggttAATTGTTCACATTCATGATATTCATGAGATATTAGGTCCTACAATTGGTATTAAAGCTATGGCCTTCATCATATGAAGGAGATCCTTATGAATATtcatgaatgttttccctccaccttcaaacctTGAAACACCAAACACATATACCTTCAACTAGATCTTCAAACCTTCACCATCTTCAACATAAAGATATAAAGATCTTCGAAAATTTTTCGGACCGAATCTGTTTATTACTTAACGAAATCAC of the Rutidosis leptorrhynchoides isolate AG116_Rl617_1_P2 chromosome 5, CSIRO_AGI_Rlap_v1, whole genome shotgun sequence genome contains:
- the LOC139846923 gene encoding probable methyltransferase At1g29790 codes for the protein MDSPQSSTWSLSKNLFYLFILLSTNLLTLFISTTLYSSCSLTSTVNIPEVINDVTNTQLPPEFIDFTSPKDLPFGWNSNFDSDKLYPPVGSPCTLFPDELNRYMTYQVNGSCPDDELLAQKLLLKGCEPLPRRRCRPAASPEYVEPYPIPKSFWSTPSDSSVVWSAYTCKNYLCLINRKRDQKGFDDCKDCFDLEGREKNRWVDSKTRGGVDFGIDEVLEVKKDGLIRIGLDIGGGVGTFAVRMRERNITIVTTTMNLNGPFNSFIASRGVVPMYISISQRLPFFDNTLDIVHSMHVLSNWIPTTLLHFLVFDIYRVLIPGGLFWLDHFFCVGEQLEEVYTPLLDSIGFNKIKWVVGRKLDRGPELQEMYLSALLEKPLNNSW